One genomic region from Kineobactrum salinum encodes:
- a CDS encoding midcut-by-XrtH protein — translation MASSRLMGRGIGAFLLALAAPVFSQSITTSAVAPGSAIPVPVTNPVVLALMTVLVLALALRMLRRVGLQRTLLSLLVVGTVVGATWQSPALRAQLLAAFTNPDGETLPIPVTQIPAGPDVAGFEMADFSNASGVPLVITSLDPPVFEDCFPGGLSGELLPAGGGGGASPDACTGVLADGANCRVNVDSICRAEAENSLAILSLTGSPLTLTVNGAAGAMTVTNTSTQVTATGIASSFAGTALAGNVTESGNTCAAVPPGGSCTLTFTPGNTVVPVTDLVISGDDTNTVTAAIEVQSGSTLTEINPVQGAASGGTGVILKGTGLTGATGITFDGVAATSVNVVNSTTVTAVTPAQVAGAVDVAIATPAGSATLVNGYTYLATAVGQSASGGTIAALNGGLQNLVAAAADNSPAIEWGGLGTATIVAQSDTDGAGNTAAIVADLGPNGGTPYAAQLCNDFEVDSQGNTPCQAGNACYNDWFLPARGQLDALFDNRVAVGGYASTAYWSSTESSGDPVMSAWIRLFDSGLTFVVNKDFLSRARCVRAFTP, via the coding sequence ATGGCATCAAGTCGATTGATGGGCCGCGGGATTGGGGCATTTCTACTGGCATTGGCAGCGCCGGTGTTCAGTCAGAGCATCACTACCAGTGCGGTTGCGCCGGGATCGGCGATACCAGTGCCGGTCACCAATCCGGTAGTGCTGGCGCTGATGACAGTGTTGGTACTGGCGCTGGCGTTGCGGATGTTGCGCCGAGTCGGGCTGCAACGCACGCTGCTGTCACTGCTTGTGGTCGGGACGGTTGTGGGCGCGACCTGGCAGAGTCCGGCGTTGCGTGCTCAGTTGCTGGCAGCCTTCACCAACCCCGACGGGGAGACCCTGCCGATCCCGGTCACGCAGATTCCCGCTGGCCCAGATGTGGCTGGTTTTGAGATGGCGGATTTCAGCAATGCCTCCGGTGTTCCTCTGGTGATAACCAGCCTGGATCCGCCCGTGTTTGAAGACTGCTTTCCGGGTGGTCTGAGCGGCGAGCTGTTGCCGGCCGGGGGTGGCGGCGGAGCATCGCCGGACGCTTGTACTGGCGTGTTGGCCGATGGGGCGAACTGCCGGGTGAATGTGGACAGTATCTGCCGGGCCGAGGCCGAGAACAGTTTGGCCATACTCAGCCTGACTGGCTCGCCACTGACGTTGACAGTCAATGGCGCGGCGGGGGCAATGACCGTCACGAATACCTCCACCCAGGTCACCGCCACCGGCATTGCTTCGAGCTTTGCCGGTACCGCGCTGGCGGGCAATGTCACCGAGTCCGGCAATACCTGCGCAGCGGTACCACCGGGTGGCAGCTGTACCCTGACCTTTACCCCGGGTAATACAGTAGTGCCGGTCACCGATTTGGTTATCAGCGGCGATGACACCAACACCGTAACGGCGGCAATCGAGGTGCAATCGGGTTCGACCCTGACGGAGATCAATCCGGTCCAGGGCGCTGCATCGGGCGGCACCGGCGTCATCCTGAAAGGCACCGGCCTGACCGGCGCCACCGGTATCACCTTTGACGGGGTCGCCGCCACCAGCGTCAATGTGGTCAATTCCACCACCGTGACCGCGGTGACGCCGGCTCAGGTGGCGGGAGCGGTTGATGTGGCCATTGCCACGCCGGCCGGCTCAGCCACGCTGGTGAATGGCTATACTTACCTGGCCACGGCGGTGGGGCAATCCGCGAGCGGCGGTACCATTGCCGCGCTGAACGGTGGGCTGCAGAACCTGGTTGCCGCGGCGGCGGACAACAGTCCCGCGATCGAATGGGGAGGACTGGGCACTGCGACCATTGTTGCCCAGAGCGATACCGACGGTGCCGGCAATACGGCGGCCATCGTCGCGGATCTCGGGCCCAACGGGGGCACTCCCTACGCCGCGCAGCTGTGTAACGACTTCGAGGTGGATTCCCAGGGCAATACACCCTGCCAGGCGGGCAATGCCTGTTACAACGACTGGTTCCTGCCAGCCAGGGGCCAGCTCGACGCGCTGTTTGACAACCGGGTGGCCGTCGGCGGCTATGCCAGCACTGCGTATTGGAGCTCCACCGAGTCTTCTGGAGATCCGGTGATGTCTGCCTGGATTCGGTTGTTTGACTCCGGGTTGACATTTGTTGTGAACAAGGACTTCCTGAGCAGGGCGCGCTGCGTGCGGGCGTTTACTCCCTGA
- a CDS encoding N-acyl-D-amino-acid deacylase family protein, whose product MRKIFSVVAIMAGGLAMTASASSQSLDILIRNGSVYDGTGSPPINTDVGIADGKIVLVGSASPEQTAETVIDAQGMAVSPGFIDTHSHILESVVNFDGPFIVTQNLAQGVTTSALGSDGGMSPNELQTLFEKLDTNGVSNNWFCYVGHNGVRTQVMGHAKREATSAELNEMKALVRDGMEMGCSGLSAGLMYDPGMYSAPEEIVELAKATAPYDGTYDSHSRNPVTDFLNSELETAEIGIKAGIPAKLGHIKAVGLSHKGKANTLIERVDALRTQGHDIVGDVYPYDGAQTRRLAAVLVFPGEGPIGADRSTASIMDLLREKLKDSKSEAALKQATEQGVDGGFSWIKAVGYDSVRIVDAPQQPELLDQYITLLADERGQDPFDTMTDLLLDAKGDIIVTVGAMDEADVQAFILAPWNMISSDGSYIGPESVYGASPHPRSSGSFARVLGHYSRDLKLLPLEEVIRKLTSLPADHLRIHDRGRIEPGLAGDIVIFDPSTITDHATYAHPKRLATGVMSVILNGELVWKDGKPTGAAPGKFISRQTK is encoded by the coding sequence ATGCGGAAAATTTTCAGCGTTGTCGCAATTATGGCTGGTGGCCTGGCTATGACGGCATCGGCCAGCTCACAGTCGCTGGATATCCTCATTCGCAATGGATCCGTTTACGATGGAACCGGATCACCGCCGATCAACACAGATGTCGGAATTGCAGACGGGAAAATTGTTTTGGTCGGATCCGCCAGCCCGGAGCAAACCGCAGAAACAGTTATCGACGCCCAGGGGATGGCTGTTTCTCCCGGCTTCATTGATACGCACAGCCATATATTGGAGTCGGTCGTTAATTTTGACGGTCCGTTCATCGTTACGCAGAATCTCGCACAGGGCGTGACGACATCCGCCCTCGGCTCTGATGGGGGCATGAGCCCGAACGAGCTGCAAACGCTGTTTGAAAAGCTTGATACAAACGGGGTGTCAAATAACTGGTTTTGTTATGTCGGACATAACGGCGTTCGCACCCAGGTGATGGGACACGCCAAACGAGAGGCGACTTCCGCCGAGCTGAATGAGATGAAAGCGCTGGTTCGCGACGGCATGGAAATGGGGTGCTCGGGGTTGTCCGCCGGCCTTATGTATGATCCGGGCATGTATAGCGCGCCTGAGGAAATTGTCGAACTTGCGAAGGCGACGGCTCCCTATGACGGAACCTATGACTCACATTCGCGCAATCCCGTTACAGACTTTTTAAACTCAGAGCTTGAAACCGCGGAGATTGGTATCAAAGCGGGCATTCCCGCTAAACTGGGGCATATTAAAGCTGTTGGACTCTCCCACAAAGGAAAGGCGAACACACTGATCGAGCGCGTCGACGCGCTGCGCACCCAGGGCCATGACATTGTAGGGGACGTTTACCCCTATGATGGCGCCCAGACGCGACGCCTGGCGGCCGTTCTCGTTTTCCCCGGCGAAGGGCCTATCGGGGCGGATCGCTCGACAGCTTCAATCATGGATTTGCTGCGGGAAAAGCTCAAGGATTCCAAAAGCGAAGCTGCGCTCAAGCAAGCAACGGAACAGGGCGTTGACGGGGGATTTTCGTGGATCAAGGCAGTTGGCTACGACAGCGTGCGCATTGTCGACGCCCCCCAGCAACCAGAATTGCTCGACCAATATATAACTCTTCTCGCGGATGAGCGTGGCCAGGATCCGTTCGACACGATGACAGACCTCCTGCTGGACGCAAAAGGTGACATCATCGTTACCGTCGGCGCCATGGACGAGGCAGACGTTCAAGCGTTTATTCTCGCGCCCTGGAACATGATCTCCAGCGATGGTTCGTATATCGGACCGGAAAGCGTTTACGGCGCATCGCCGCATCCACGATCAAGCGGCTCCTTCGCACGAGTGCTTGGGCATTATAGCCGGGACCTGAAATTGCTGCCGTTGGAAGAAGTCATCCGAAAGCTAACATCCCTGCCTGCCGATCACCTGCGCATCCATGATCGCGGACGTATCGAGCCGGGCCTGGCCGGCGATATCGTGATTTTTGATCCCTCTACGATAACGGACCACGCCACCTACGCGCATCCGAAAAGGTTGGCGACGGGGGTGATGAGCGTGATTCTGAATGGTGAACTTGTTTGGAAAGACGGCAAGCCAACAGGCGCCGCGCCCGGAAAGTTCATCTCGCGCCAAACAAAATAA